One window of Vespula pensylvanica isolate Volc-1 chromosome 15, ASM1446617v1, whole genome shotgun sequence genomic DNA carries:
- the LOC122634453 gene encoding uncharacterized protein LOC122634453 isoform X3 — translation MDAQGGMSRNVGPGLYEFLMEAELQQYYPGIRGDLKVQTTAQLKYVTEEDLNAIGMSKPEMRRLKKYFQKHFPQNYLSKFKKMLLPKREEQTPSALGMLPEERQDRPPVRVPNKHMIPADAIIVNKELGTGEFGVVQQGVWTNDGERIQVAIKCLSRERMQNNPIEFLKEAAIMHSIDHEHIVRLYGVVLDTNSLMLVTELAPLRSLLECLKEPSLRASFPVLSLCDFAVQIADGMQYLEAKRLIHRDLAARNILVFSKNKVKISDFGLSRALGVGKDYYQTNFNVNLKLPIAWCAPECISYLKFTSASDVWAYGVTLWEMFSYGFQPWAALTGHQILEAIDEPNFQRLEQPECCPKDYFSLMQQCWQHEPSKRPKFSELINLLPDLKPEQVQAVQDSTEAGQLVYRQGDIITVLDKGSSNTMWKGVLNNGKTGIFNPAHTIAYLGSNLPSNKPGEFTRGDGKNAFSSQRRKIRTDMISSPQGDLKHTGHVGLDGAYFGDISFLGGKYPHLPRQVVTPYKPQEDVTDNSSQILNQDVRSLEIDRETLRDSRALQQEQQSKHDSLWSDVNSEMCQLGSVSNPSKQAAVVSSNPIGNIESLGADHEYHEISDEENQDSPLRFDKTLNFDFGPSLLAEMDQMFRSLGSSAPPPPPGHPLPTEHESSNARNELREIQAKQCSKKKQATVKPISAADQKTLYSAIAMAQELTARSMTDLEHPPESPRTPASPSRRRKFSFKLPHQHSPKPDRRHFSEEAARIPDMQWLCSSLQSLSSTVSSIESLGAPSTLKLPLWDKASAEFCFAKSRELLTKPSAWTSYMDIEFDAHILDNAATKQNLVKSSEFLEHGNRKSGYNCENAIDINPNHNLKQHNGTVSFKMDNPNLDFPRESKRISTSYVDRYFEQPKYFDEDSSGLSCSVDKALRFVEEKSDKFDKMNNLEHSVRSSYASNIQEQTSLMGNRAAQQQLYQNKVDNCEQTLQDKTSSTNFEVAREETPNYDLLKEKTANLDTSRGKPVKFESQREKMSNIDVGTRPKLSSSFSDSSKINITEFTKKIDIAKARASKVAFVPRSNHPGQETKSIVYGSSDSIKTNVQTGTSDNSTTRGNVEAVRINIQSFRKIEQNQNGFDAFPFVISNNPLFIAESDKKESPIYSSSESLRVNFQRLRRKSDAEANSQVELSSKILAEKYQREVSGLESVKSYLDSKKGQGLSLGLGKLTQNMMQLGKNIGQNSMSNKAMLPNMRKLDLPSQSTQVTFRNLNVPLQKPKHLDLNIPLQSQQQSSAVKLNITQKANPPASPSIHQHILEPPKLYQNETARKELPKSEQVLVDKPTCNTTNVYRHRTSSLSENRKPPLKNVRRSFHPRNDSSEDSDSVSHSETDIRSRLRYKRRSKKVPHSLRLNFKNKGQFLHPDSARGFSSVELCGKSPPPSTSFLNSLSPPFSSRNNLLSWPESAPSSSLTFTSNSDLDSDTSSEYPEFTNDILTFPPSPAP, via the exons ATGG ATGCGCAAGGAGGAATGTCGCGCAACGTCGGTCCTGGACTTTATGAATTTCTTATGGAGGCAGAATTGCAACAGTATTATCCAGGTATTCGGG GGGACCTAAAAGTTCAAACAACGGCGCAGTTAAAATATGTGACCGAAGAAGATTTAAATGCCATAGGAATGAGTAAACCTGAAATGAGACgcttaaagaaatattttcaaaagcaCTTCCCTCAAAATTATCTGTCAAAGTTTAAGAAGATGTTACTACCAAAGCGCGAAGAACAAACACCCAGTGCTCTTGGTATGTTACCGGAGGAAAGACAGGATAGGCCTCCGGTACGCGTTCCTAACAAGCACATGATTCCTGCCGATGCGATAATAGTGAACAAGGAGTTAGGGACAGGAGAATTTGGAGTTGTACAACAAGGCGTATGGACCAACGACGGCGAAAGGATACAAGTTGCAATAAAGTGTTTATCGCGAGAGAGAATGCAGAATAATCccatagaatttttaaaagaagctGCCATTATGCACTCCATCGATCACGAACACATAGTAAGATTATACGGAGTTGTTTTGGATACAAATTCATTGATGCTGGTAACGGAATTAGCGCCATTGCGTTCTCTACTAGAGTGTTTGAAGGAGCCGAGTTTACGGGCCAGTTTTCCCGTTTTGTCGCTATGCGATTTCGCCGTTCAAATAGCCGATGGAATGCAATACTTGGAAGCAAAGAGACTGATACATCGAGATTTAGCCGCAAGGAATATCCTTGTCTTTTCTAAGAACAAAGTTAAGATATCAGATTTTGGATTGTCCCGTGCGCTCGGCGTCGGTAAAGATTACTATCAGACGAACTtcaatgtaaatttaaaattaccGATCGCGTGGTGCGCTCCGGAATGCATATCTTACTTGAAGTTTACATCCGCCAGCGATGTATGGGCGTACGGCGTGACCCTTTGGGAAATGTTCAGTTATGGATTTCAACCGTGGGCCGCGCTGACGGGTCATCAAATTCTAGAAGCCATCGACGAACCAAATTTTCAAAGACTCGAACAACCAGAATGTTGCccgaaagattatttttcattgatgcAACAATGCTGGCAGCACGAGCCGTCCAAACGGCCGAAATTCTCCGAATTAATCAATTTGTTGCCGGACTTGAAGCCGGAGCAAGTCCAAGCTGTGCAGGACAGCACGGAAGCGGGACAATTGGTCTATAGACAAGGCGATATAATAACCGTGTTGGACAAAGGTAGTAGCAATACCATGTGGAAGGGCGTCTTAAACAATGGGAAAACGGGGATCTTTAATCCCGCTCACACGATAGCATATCTTGGGTCGAATTTACCGAGCAACAAGCCAGGAGAATTTACAAGAGGCGACGGGAAAAACGCCTTTTCCTCTCAACGCAGGAAAATTCGTACGGATATGATATCTTCTCCTCAGGGCGATTTGAAACACACCGGTCACGTTGGCCTGGACGGAGCATATTTCGGTGATATCAGTTTTCTCGGTGGCAAGTACCCACATTTACCGCGTCAAGTGGTAACCCCCTATAAGCCGCAGGAAGATGTAACGGATAATTCTAGTCAAATTTTAAATCAGGATGTAAGAAGtttagagatagacagagaaactTTGAGGGATAGCAGGGCTTTGCAACAAGAACAGCAAAGTAAACATG ACAGTTTATGGTCCGACGTTAATTCCGAGATGTGCCAATTGGGAAGCGTTTCTAACCCGAGCAAACAAGCTGCCGTCGTGTCGTCAAATCCGATCGGTAATATCGAAAGTCTCGGTGCCGACCACGAATATCACGAGATCAGCGACGAGGAGAATCAAGACAGTCCGTTGAGATTCGACAAAACGCTAAACTTTGACTTTGGCCCGAGCCTTTTGGCTGAGATGGATCAAATGTTTAGGTCTCTGG GTTCTTCCGCTCCTCCACCGCCACCCGGGCACCCTTTACCTACCGAACACGAGTCGAGCAACGCAAGAAACGAACTTCGGGAGATACAGGCAAAGCAATGCAGCAAGAAGAAACAAGCGACC gTGAAGCCTATCTCTGCAGCCGATCAGAAAACACTCTACTCGGCCATTGCTATGGCACAGGAATTGACAGCACGTTCCATGACAGATCTTGAACATCCACCGGAGTCTCCCCGAACACCCGCCAGTCCTTCAAGACGcagaaaattctcttttaagTTGCCACATCAACACAGTCCCAAACCAGACAGACGACACTTTTCAGAAGAAGCAGCCAGAATACCTGACATGCAG TGGCTATGTTCGAGTTTACAATCGCTATCCTCCACGGTATCTAGCATAGAATCTCTTGGCGCCCCATCGACCTTAAAATTGCCTTTGTGGGATAAAGCCTCGGCAGAGTTTTGCTTTGCAAAGTCCCGCGAACTTTTAACGAAACCAAGTGCCTGGACTTCCTATATGGATATAGAATTCGACGCGCATATATTGGACAATGCAGCCACCAAACAGAATCTCGTGAAATCGAGCGAGTTCCTCGAGCATGGAAATAGGAAAAGTGGCTACAATTGCGAAAATGCGATCGACATAAATCCAAATCATAATCTTAAGCAACACAACGGAACGGTGTCCTTCAAAATGGATAATCCTAATCTTGATTTTCCAAGGGAATCCAAACGGATATCGACCAGTTACGTCGATCGCTACTTCGAGCAACCTAAATATTTTGACGAGGACAGCAGCGGTTTGAGCTGTTCCGTCGATAAAGCTTTGCGCTTCGTCGAGGAGAAATCCgacaaatttgataaaatgaataatttggAGCACTCCGTTAGATCCTCGTACGCGAGCAATATCCAAGAGCAAACCTCGTTGATGGGCAACAGGGCCGCTCAGCAACAGCTCTATCAAAACAAAGTCGATAATTGCGAGCAAACGTTGCAAGACAAGACGAGCTCGACGAATTTCGAGGTGGCCCGCGAAGAGACGCCTAATTACGACTTGTTGAAGGAGAAAACGGCGAATCTCGATACCTCCCGCGGCAAACCAGTTAAATTCGAGTCccagagagagaagatgagtAACATCGACGTCGGAACGAGACCAAAACTGTCGAGCTCCTTCAGTGATTCttcaaagataaatataacgGAATTCACGAAGAAGATCGACATAGCGAAAGCGAGAGCGTCGAAGGTCGCTTTCGTGCCCAGATCGAATCATCCCGGTCAAGAAACGAAGAGCATCGTTTACGGTTCGTCCGATAGCATAAAAACCAATGTACAAACTGGCACGTCCGATAATAGTACGACGAGAGGAAACGTGGAGGCggtaagaataaatattcaaagcTTCCGTAAGATCGAACAGAATCAAAACGGTTTCGATGCCTTCCCTTTCGTAATATCGAACAATCCGTTGTTCATTGCCGAGTCGGATAAAAAGGAATCGCCGATATACAGCAGTTCGGAAAGTTTGCGAGTCAATTTTCAGCGGCTCAGGCGAAAGTCCGACGCCGAGGCCAACAGTCAAGTCGAACTGAGTAGCAAGATACTCGCGGAAAAGTATCAACGGGAGGTATCGGGCCTGGAGAGCGTTAAAAGTTACTTGGACTCGAAGAAGGGTCAAGGATTGAGCCTGGGACTGGGAAAGTTGACGCAAAATATGATGCAGCTCGGGAAGAACATCGGTCAGAACTCTATGTCGAATAAAGCGATGTTACCGAATATGAGAAAGTTGGACTTGCCGAGCCAGTCGACTCAAGTGACTTTTCGTAACTTGAACGTTCCGCTTCAGAAACCGAAGCATCTCGACTTGAACATACCCTTGCAGAGTCAGCAACAATCGAGCGCCGTTAAGTTGAATATAACGCAAAAGGCAAATCCGCCTGCGAGCCCTAGCATACATCAGCATATATTGGAACCACCGAAATTGTATCAAAACGAGACTGCTAGAAAGGAGCTACCGAAGTCCGAGCAGGTGCTGGTAGATAAACCGACGTGCAACACGACGAACGTCTATCGGCACAGGACGTCGTCTCTGTCGGAGAATCGAAAGCCGCCGTTAAAGAACGTACGCAGGTCGTTCCATCCGAGGAACGATTCCAGCGAGGATTCGGACTCGGTTTCTCATTCGGAGACGGACATAAGGAGTCGATTGCGTTACAAACGCCGTAGCAAAAAGGTCCCTCACAGTTTGAGGCTGAACTTTAAGAACAAGGGACAATTTCTCCATCCGGATTCGGCCAGAGGATTTTCCTCGGTGGAACTCTGTGGGAAGTCACCGCCACCCTCTACGAGCTTCCTAAATTCCCTCTCCCCGCCTTTCTCTTCTAGGAATAACTTGCTCTCCTGGCCCGAAAGCGCCCCGAGCTCCAGTTTGACCTTCACGAGTAATTCCGATCTGGACTCGGACACGAGTTCGGAGTATCCGGAATTTACCAACGACATATTGacctttcctccctctccaGCTCCTTAA
- the LOC122634453 gene encoding uncharacterized protein LOC122634453 isoform X4, with product MSRNVGPGLYEFLMEAELQQYYPGIRGDLKVQTTAQLKYVTEEDLNAIGMSKPEMRRLKKYFQKHFPQNYLSKFKKMLLPKREEQTPSALGMLPEERQDRPPVRVPNKHMIPADAIIVNKELGTGEFGVVQQGVWTNDGERIQVAIKCLSRERMQNNPIEFLKEAAIMHSIDHEHIVRLYGVVLDTNSLMLVTELAPLRSLLECLKEPSLRASFPVLSLCDFAVQIADGMQYLEAKRLIHRDLAARNILVFSKNKVKISDFGLSRALGVGKDYYQTNFNVNLKLPIAWCAPECISYLKFTSASDVWAYGVTLWEMFSYGFQPWAALTGHQILEAIDEPNFQRLEQPECCPKDYFSLMQQCWQHEPSKRPKFSELINLLPDLKPEQVQAVQDSTEAGQLVYRQGDIITVLDKGSSNTMWKGVLNNGKTGIFNPAHTIAYLGSNLPSNKPGEFTRGDGKNAFSSQRRKIRTDMISSPQGDLKHTGHVGLDGAYFGDISFLGGKYPHLPRQVVTPYKPQEDVTDNSSQILNQDVRSLEIDRETLRDSRALQQEQQSKHDSLWSDVNSEMCQLGSVSNPSKQAAVVSSNPIGNIESLGADHEYHEISDEENQDSPLRFDKTLNFDFGPSLLAEMDQMFRSLGSSAPPPPPGHPLPTEHESSNARNELREIQAKQCSKKKQATVSPINVKPISAADQKTLYSAIAMAQELTARSMTDLEHPPESPRTPASPSRRRKFSFKLPHQHSPKPDRRHFSEEAARIPDMQWLCSSLQSLSSTVSSIESLGAPSTLKLPLWDKASAEFCFAKSRELLTKPSAWTSYMDIEFDAHILDNAATKQNLVKSSEFLEHGNRKSGYNCENAIDINPNHNLKQHNGTVSFKMDNPNLDFPRESKRISTSYVDRYFEQPKYFDEDSSGLSCSVDKALRFVEEKSDKFDKMNNLEHSVRSSYASNIQEQTSLMGNRAAQQQLYQNKVDNCEQTLQDKTSSTNFEVAREETPNYDLLKEKTANLDTSRGKPVKFESQREKMSNIDVGTRPKLSSSFSDSSKINITEFTKKIDIAKARASKVAFVPRSNHPGQETKSIVYGSSDSIKTNVQTGTSDNSTTRGNVEAVRINIQSFRKIEQNQNGFDAFPFVISNNPLFIAESDKKESPIYSSSESLRVNFQRLRRKSDAEANSQVELSSKILAEKYQREVSGLESVKSYLDSKKGQGLSLGLGKLTQNMMQLGKNIGQNSMSNKAMLPNMRKLDLPSQSTQVTFRNLNVPLQKPKHLDLNIPLQSQQQSSAVKLNITQKANPPASPSIHQHILEPPKLYQNETARKELPKSEQVLVDKPTCNTTNVYRHRTSSLSENRKPPLKNVRRSFHPRNDSSEDSDSVSHSETDIRSRLRYKRRSKKVPHSLRLNFKNKGQFLHPDSARGFSSVELCGKSPPPSTSFLNSLSPPFSSRNNLLSWPESAPSSSLTFTSNSDLDSDTSSEYPEFTNDILTFPPSPAP from the exons ATGTCGCGCAACGTCGGTCCTGGACTTTATGAATTTCTTATGGAGGCAGAATTGCAACAGTATTATCCAGGTATTCGGG GGGACCTAAAAGTTCAAACAACGGCGCAGTTAAAATATGTGACCGAAGAAGATTTAAATGCCATAGGAATGAGTAAACCTGAAATGAGACgcttaaagaaatattttcaaaagcaCTTCCCTCAAAATTATCTGTCAAAGTTTAAGAAGATGTTACTACCAAAGCGCGAAGAACAAACACCCAGTGCTCTTGGTATGTTACCGGAGGAAAGACAGGATAGGCCTCCGGTACGCGTTCCTAACAAGCACATGATTCCTGCCGATGCGATAATAGTGAACAAGGAGTTAGGGACAGGAGAATTTGGAGTTGTACAACAAGGCGTATGGACCAACGACGGCGAAAGGATACAAGTTGCAATAAAGTGTTTATCGCGAGAGAGAATGCAGAATAATCccatagaatttttaaaagaagctGCCATTATGCACTCCATCGATCACGAACACATAGTAAGATTATACGGAGTTGTTTTGGATACAAATTCATTGATGCTGGTAACGGAATTAGCGCCATTGCGTTCTCTACTAGAGTGTTTGAAGGAGCCGAGTTTACGGGCCAGTTTTCCCGTTTTGTCGCTATGCGATTTCGCCGTTCAAATAGCCGATGGAATGCAATACTTGGAAGCAAAGAGACTGATACATCGAGATTTAGCCGCAAGGAATATCCTTGTCTTTTCTAAGAACAAAGTTAAGATATCAGATTTTGGATTGTCCCGTGCGCTCGGCGTCGGTAAAGATTACTATCAGACGAACTtcaatgtaaatttaaaattaccGATCGCGTGGTGCGCTCCGGAATGCATATCTTACTTGAAGTTTACATCCGCCAGCGATGTATGGGCGTACGGCGTGACCCTTTGGGAAATGTTCAGTTATGGATTTCAACCGTGGGCCGCGCTGACGGGTCATCAAATTCTAGAAGCCATCGACGAACCAAATTTTCAAAGACTCGAACAACCAGAATGTTGCccgaaagattatttttcattgatgcAACAATGCTGGCAGCACGAGCCGTCCAAACGGCCGAAATTCTCCGAATTAATCAATTTGTTGCCGGACTTGAAGCCGGAGCAAGTCCAAGCTGTGCAGGACAGCACGGAAGCGGGACAATTGGTCTATAGACAAGGCGATATAATAACCGTGTTGGACAAAGGTAGTAGCAATACCATGTGGAAGGGCGTCTTAAACAATGGGAAAACGGGGATCTTTAATCCCGCTCACACGATAGCATATCTTGGGTCGAATTTACCGAGCAACAAGCCAGGAGAATTTACAAGAGGCGACGGGAAAAACGCCTTTTCCTCTCAACGCAGGAAAATTCGTACGGATATGATATCTTCTCCTCAGGGCGATTTGAAACACACCGGTCACGTTGGCCTGGACGGAGCATATTTCGGTGATATCAGTTTTCTCGGTGGCAAGTACCCACATTTACCGCGTCAAGTGGTAACCCCCTATAAGCCGCAGGAAGATGTAACGGATAATTCTAGTCAAATTTTAAATCAGGATGTAAGAAGtttagagatagacagagaaactTTGAGGGATAGCAGGGCTTTGCAACAAGAACAGCAAAGTAAACATG ACAGTTTATGGTCCGACGTTAATTCCGAGATGTGCCAATTGGGAAGCGTTTCTAACCCGAGCAAACAAGCTGCCGTCGTGTCGTCAAATCCGATCGGTAATATCGAAAGTCTCGGTGCCGACCACGAATATCACGAGATCAGCGACGAGGAGAATCAAGACAGTCCGTTGAGATTCGACAAAACGCTAAACTTTGACTTTGGCCCGAGCCTTTTGGCTGAGATGGATCAAATGTTTAGGTCTCTGG GTTCTTCCGCTCCTCCACCGCCACCCGGGCACCCTTTACCTACCGAACACGAGTCGAGCAACGCAAGAAACGAACTTCGGGAGATACAGGCAAAGCAATGCAGCAAGAAGAAACAAGCGACCGTGAGTCCCATAAAT gTGAAGCCTATCTCTGCAGCCGATCAGAAAACACTCTACTCGGCCATTGCTATGGCACAGGAATTGACAGCACGTTCCATGACAGATCTTGAACATCCACCGGAGTCTCCCCGAACACCCGCCAGTCCTTCAAGACGcagaaaattctcttttaagTTGCCACATCAACACAGTCCCAAACCAGACAGACGACACTTTTCAGAAGAAGCAGCCAGAATACCTGACATGCAG TGGCTATGTTCGAGTTTACAATCGCTATCCTCCACGGTATCTAGCATAGAATCTCTTGGCGCCCCATCGACCTTAAAATTGCCTTTGTGGGATAAAGCCTCGGCAGAGTTTTGCTTTGCAAAGTCCCGCGAACTTTTAACGAAACCAAGTGCCTGGACTTCCTATATGGATATAGAATTCGACGCGCATATATTGGACAATGCAGCCACCAAACAGAATCTCGTGAAATCGAGCGAGTTCCTCGAGCATGGAAATAGGAAAAGTGGCTACAATTGCGAAAATGCGATCGACATAAATCCAAATCATAATCTTAAGCAACACAACGGAACGGTGTCCTTCAAAATGGATAATCCTAATCTTGATTTTCCAAGGGAATCCAAACGGATATCGACCAGTTACGTCGATCGCTACTTCGAGCAACCTAAATATTTTGACGAGGACAGCAGCGGTTTGAGCTGTTCCGTCGATAAAGCTTTGCGCTTCGTCGAGGAGAAATCCgacaaatttgataaaatgaataatttggAGCACTCCGTTAGATCCTCGTACGCGAGCAATATCCAAGAGCAAACCTCGTTGATGGGCAACAGGGCCGCTCAGCAACAGCTCTATCAAAACAAAGTCGATAATTGCGAGCAAACGTTGCAAGACAAGACGAGCTCGACGAATTTCGAGGTGGCCCGCGAAGAGACGCCTAATTACGACTTGTTGAAGGAGAAAACGGCGAATCTCGATACCTCCCGCGGCAAACCAGTTAAATTCGAGTCccagagagagaagatgagtAACATCGACGTCGGAACGAGACCAAAACTGTCGAGCTCCTTCAGTGATTCttcaaagataaatataacgGAATTCACGAAGAAGATCGACATAGCGAAAGCGAGAGCGTCGAAGGTCGCTTTCGTGCCCAGATCGAATCATCCCGGTCAAGAAACGAAGAGCATCGTTTACGGTTCGTCCGATAGCATAAAAACCAATGTACAAACTGGCACGTCCGATAATAGTACGACGAGAGGAAACGTGGAGGCggtaagaataaatattcaaagcTTCCGTAAGATCGAACAGAATCAAAACGGTTTCGATGCCTTCCCTTTCGTAATATCGAACAATCCGTTGTTCATTGCCGAGTCGGATAAAAAGGAATCGCCGATATACAGCAGTTCGGAAAGTTTGCGAGTCAATTTTCAGCGGCTCAGGCGAAAGTCCGACGCCGAGGCCAACAGTCAAGTCGAACTGAGTAGCAAGATACTCGCGGAAAAGTATCAACGGGAGGTATCGGGCCTGGAGAGCGTTAAAAGTTACTTGGACTCGAAGAAGGGTCAAGGATTGAGCCTGGGACTGGGAAAGTTGACGCAAAATATGATGCAGCTCGGGAAGAACATCGGTCAGAACTCTATGTCGAATAAAGCGATGTTACCGAATATGAGAAAGTTGGACTTGCCGAGCCAGTCGACTCAAGTGACTTTTCGTAACTTGAACGTTCCGCTTCAGAAACCGAAGCATCTCGACTTGAACATACCCTTGCAGAGTCAGCAACAATCGAGCGCCGTTAAGTTGAATATAACGCAAAAGGCAAATCCGCCTGCGAGCCCTAGCATACATCAGCATATATTGGAACCACCGAAATTGTATCAAAACGAGACTGCTAGAAAGGAGCTACCGAAGTCCGAGCAGGTGCTGGTAGATAAACCGACGTGCAACACGACGAACGTCTATCGGCACAGGACGTCGTCTCTGTCGGAGAATCGAAAGCCGCCGTTAAAGAACGTACGCAGGTCGTTCCATCCGAGGAACGATTCCAGCGAGGATTCGGACTCGGTTTCTCATTCGGAGACGGACATAAGGAGTCGATTGCGTTACAAACGCCGTAGCAAAAAGGTCCCTCACAGTTTGAGGCTGAACTTTAAGAACAAGGGACAATTTCTCCATCCGGATTCGGCCAGAGGATTTTCCTCGGTGGAACTCTGTGGGAAGTCACCGCCACCCTCTACGAGCTTCCTAAATTCCCTCTCCCCGCCTTTCTCTTCTAGGAATAACTTGCTCTCCTGGCCCGAAAGCGCCCCGAGCTCCAGTTTGACCTTCACGAGTAATTCCGATCTGGACTCGGACACGAGTTCGGAGTATCCGGAATTTACCAACGACATATTGacctttcctccctctccaGCTCCTTAA